In Odontesthes bonariensis isolate fOdoBon6 chromosome 6, fOdoBon6.hap1, whole genome shotgun sequence, one genomic interval encodes:
- the bmp3 gene encoding bone morphogenetic protein 3: protein MAFYSRFVVLLLYGWSYLCVGYCAMLKTDSVPERQRVDFTHSMDKKDTTEGDQDVLLQDTMTEHMQMLYAKYNRAGYPFRDGNTVRSFKAHWGTINKRQLQIFNLTSLTKSEDILSATLHYYIGDLQNSTQGCSRSKSCSRHGPRKHSHIHMVIWSFASVDNKMRSLGHFRINVSTLYRDFISWQWKDITRVVNQAKHHDELLIGIDVASQGPQPWKKLLSDRSPYILVYANDSAISEPESVVATLQRHSSVGGEGSVSHSFHKLGLRERNNTEQEQLLPRHRRSVNVLLPLQNNELPGPEYPYKTTGWDETSPYEPFENKQARRPRKKTRKNQRHKMPLLQFDEQTIKKARKKQWNEPRNCARRYLKVDFADIGWSEWIISPKSFDAYYCSGSCQFPMPKALKPSNHATIQSIVRAVGVVPGIPEPCCVPEKMSSLSILFFDEDKNVVLKVYPNMAVDSCACR from the exons ATGGCATTCTACTCTCGATTTGTTGTCTTGCTGCTTTACGGATGGAGTTATCTGTGTGTTGGATACTGCGCAATGCTGAAAACAGATAGTGTCCCCGAGAGGCAAAGGGTGGATTTTACGCATTCGATGGATAAAAAGGACACGACGGAGGGAGATCAAGACGTGCTTTTACAGGATACAATGACAGAGCACATGCAGATGCTTTACGCAAAGTACAACCGTGCTGGATATCCGTTTAGGGACGGCAACACTGTTCGCAGTTTCAAAGCGCACTGGG GTACTATAAACAAGAGACAGCTGCAGATTTTCAACCTCACCTCACTCACCAAGTCAGAAGACATTCTGTCAGCCACTCTTCATTATTATATCGGAGACCTTCAGAACAGCACCCAGGGGTGCTCCAGGTCCAAAAGCTGCTCCCGCCATGGTCCCAGGAAACACAGCCACATCCACATGGTCATCTGGAGCTTCGCCTCTGTGGACAACAAGATGCGGAGTCTCGGGCACTTTCGGATAAACGTGTCCACCCTCTACAGAGACTTCATATCGTGGCAGTGGAAGGACATAACTCGCGTGGTCAATCAGGCCAAGCACCACGACGAGCTGCTCATTGGGATTGATGTTGCCTCACAAGGGCCTCAGCCGTGGAAGAAGCTCCTGTCGGATCGCTCGCCTTACATCCTGGTTTATGCCAACGACTCTGCCATTTCCGAGCCTGAAAGCGTGGTGGCCACTCTCCAGAGACACAGCTCAGTGGGAGGTGAGGGATCAGTTTCACACAGCTTCCACAAGCTGGGACTGCGAGAGCGAAACAACACTGAGCAGGAGCAGCTGCTTCCCAGACACAGGCGCTCGGTGAATGTTCTTCTCCCTTTGCAAAACAATGAACTTCCTGGGCCCGAGTATCCGTATAAGACAACCGGATGGGATGAGACGAGTCCCTATGAGCCTTTTGAAAACAAGCAGGCCCGCCGGCCCCGGAAAAAGACACGCAAGAATCAGCGGCACAAGATGCCCCTGCTGCAGTTTGACGAGCAGACGATTAAAAAGGCCCGAAAGAAGCAGTGGAACGAGCCCAGGAACTGCGCTCGGAGGTACCTGAAAGTGGACTTTGCTGACATTGGATGGAGTGAATGGATTATATCGCCCAAGTCATTTGATGCCTACTATTGTTCGGGGTCCTGTCAGTTTCCCATGCCAAAG GCCCTGAAGCCCTCTAACCATGCCACCATCCAGAGCATCGTGCGGGCCGTGGGCGTCGTCCCAGGCATCCCCGAGCCATGCTGCGTCCCAGAGAAGATGTCCTCCCTCAGCATCCTCTTCTTTGACGAGGACAAGAACGTGGTGCTGAAAGTCTACCCCAACATGGCTGTAGACTCCTGCGCATGTCGATag